In one Arachis duranensis cultivar V14167 chromosome 9, aradu.V14167.gnm2.J7QH, whole genome shotgun sequence genomic region, the following are encoded:
- the LOC107464394 gene encoding probable DNA-directed RNA polymerase III subunit rpc6, with translation MNKRKREGLASNSDNMSDAERIVYNVIHSKQNMGIWMADIKRETSLPESMIKKSIKMLQTKGEIKEVVNIKNKSRKHYMAAGFEPADEITGGSWYSEGKLDQEYIFRLRQVCLNYISRNVIANRDGILEFINRGGYFSGTTTQEVDQILGNLVLDDKIIEVKSTGYGDYEKFPVGRVCYRCKSKGGVNNGEGKIGAMASIPCGVCPRINLCSPDGYISPKTCEFYQKWLDF, from the coding sequence ATGAATAAGCGGAAGCGAGAAGGGTTGGCTTCAAATTCTGATAACATGAGCGATGCAGAGCGCATAGTGTATAACGTAATTCACAGCAAACAAAACATGGGGATTTGGATGGCAGACATAAAGCGAGAAACATCTCTCCCTGAAAGCATGATCAAGAAATCCATTAAGATGCTTCAAACCAAGGGTGAAATCAAGGAGGTTGTTAACATTAAAAACAAGAGCAGGAAGCACTATATGGCGGCCGGTTTCGAACCGGCCGACGAAATCACGGGTGGGAGTTGGTATTCAGAAGGAAAACTTGATCAAGAGTACATATTTCGCTTAAGGCAAGTATGCCTGAATTACATCTCCAGGAATGTCATCGCGAATCGCGATGGCATTTTGGAGTTCATCAACCGAGGAGGCTATTTCTCTGGAACCACAACACAAGAGGTAGATCAGATTCTTGGAAATTTAGTTTTGGATGATAAGATTATAGAGGTGAAGAGCACTGGTTATGGGGATTATGAGAAATTCCCTGTTGGTAGAGTTTGTTATAGGTGCAAAAGCAAAGGAGGTGTTAATAATGGTGAAGGAAAAATTGGTGCCATGGCTTCAATTCCATGTGGAGTTTGTCCAAGAATTAACTTGTGTTCACCAGATGGCTATATTTCTCCCAAAACTTGTGAGTTTTATCAGAAATGGTTGGACTTCTAG